Proteins encoded by one window of Primulina huaijiensis isolate GDHJ02 chromosome 1, ASM1229523v2, whole genome shotgun sequence:
- the LOC140983457 gene encoding uncharacterized protein isoform X3, protein MSKGGKGLIMKETQRRRGPNNKERNYPSRSDSGDHKPQEKNGGKNLKSKEIGTKAFSDTVEINIEANIVAKPPKVNENDVVAYTDEIYRSVEALHHSETMKMDEKESDEKLSDNSNNWENDSREGVADESDPETINDSVSSHGDSLTADEENVEKVSLVPKKIGKNASSDGYNIRAPRSRSASSKASSDTPKKGVKPDNGPFISTAKTTPENSKNMKVHPKPLVEASVRADHRPIEQEKKVDIQDETFHCDNSSCNDVESVNTMENYARDKVTLDQKIEEMETRVKKLEGELREVAALEISLYSVVPEHSSSAHKVHTPVRRLSRLYIFACKYWSQDMRATVARNIVSGLVLVAKSCGNDVSRLTFWLSNTVVLREIISIAFGSSRRSNALSKMFESIGQKRKSEAKASSSKNSSTGSRPLNKQGLLLFVDDWQESRTLTAALEKVESWMFSRIVESIWWQTLTPNMQSPGDDSTNSKTSERLLGPALGDQQQGNFSINLWINAFQDALKRLCPVRAGGHECGCLPVLARKVLEQCIGRLDVAMFNAILRESVHEIPTDPISDPIVDSKVLPIPAGDLSFGSGAQLKNSVGNWTRWLTEFLGKDADSPASDGKNSYCTDGKMDDGETKCFPLLNALSDLLMLPKDMLMDPTMRMEVCPQISLPLVKRVLCNFTPDEFCPDPVPGAVLEALNAEVS, encoded by the exons ATGAGTAAAG GTGGAAAAGGATTGATCATGAAGGAGACACAAAGGCGAAGGGGTCCCAACAACAAAGAGAGAAACTATCCTTCCAGATCTGATTCTGGAGATCATAAGCCACAAGAAAAGAATGGTGGAAAAAACCTAAAATCGAAAGAGATTGGTACAAAAGCTTTTTCAGATACCGTGGAAATCAATATAGAGGCAAACATAGTTGCCAAACCCCCTAAAGTTAATGAAAATGATGTGGTAGCTTATACGGATGAAATCTACAGATCTGTGGAAGCATTACATCATAGTGAAACGATGAAAATGGATGAGAAAGAAAGTGATGAAAAACTAAGTGATAATTCTAATAATTGGGAGAATGATTCCAGGGAGGGGGTTGCAGATGAATCTGACCCTGAGACAATCAATGATTCAGTTTCTTCTCATGGAGATTCCCTAACAGCTGACGAGGAGAATGTAGAAAAAGTTAGCTTGGTGCCTAAAAAGATTGGAAAAAATGCTTCCTCTGATGGCTACAATATCCGTGCACCAAGATCGAGATCTGCAAGTAGCAAAGCATCAAGTGACACTCCAAAGAAAGGAGTTAAACCTGATAATGGACCTTTTATATCAACTGCCAAAACTACACCTGAGAATTCGAAAAATATGAAAGTCCATCCGAAGCCTTTGGTAGAGGCCTCAGTTAGAGCTGATCACAGACCTATTGAACAAGAAAAGAAGGTAGATATCCAAGATGAGACTTTCCATTGTGATAATAGTTCTTGTAATGATGTTGAATCAGTCAACACCATGGAAAATTATGCACGGGACAAGGTTACGTTAGACCAAAAGATAGAAGAAATGGAAACTCGGGTTAAGAAACTTGAAGGTGAGCTGAGAGAAGTTGCTGCCCTTGAAATCAGTCTCTATTCTGTTGTACCAGAACATAGTAGCTCTGCACATAAAGTGCACACACCTGTAAGGCGCCTCTCGAGACTCTACATTTTTGCTTGCAAGTACTGGTCTCAAGATATGCGAGCTACTGTTGCTAGGAACATTGTATCTGGACTTGTTTTAGTTGCAAAGTCCTGTGGAAACGACGTTTCAAG GTTAACTTTCTGGTTGTCAAACACTGTTGTTCTGAGAGAAATTATATCCATAGCATTTGGAAGTTCCCGTCGCTCCAATGCTCTATCCAAAATGTTTGAGTCTATTGGACAAAAAAGGAAGAGTGAAGCGAAGGCTTCATCTTCAAAAAATAGTAGTACTGGGAGTAGACCACTGAACAAGCAAGGACTCTTACTATTTGTTGATGATTGGCAAGAATCAAGAACCTTAACTGCTGCCTTGGAGAAAGTCGAGTCCTGGATGTTTTCTCGAATAGTTGAATCGATATGGTGGCAG ACTTTGACACCTAATATGCAATCTCCTGGTGATGATTCCACAAATAGCAAAACTTCTGAAAGGTTGCTGGGTCCAGCCTTGGGTGACCAGCAACAGGGGAACTTTTCCATTAACCTCTGGATAAATGCCTTTCAGGATGCTCTCAAAAGACTTTGCCCTGTCAGAGCAGGAGGACATGAATGTGGTTGCTTGCCAGTTTTGGCAAGGAAG GTACTGGAACAATGTATTGGCAGGCTAGATGTGGCAATGTTTAATGCCATTCTCCGTGAGTCAGTCCACGAGATCCCGACGGATCCCATTTCTGATCCAATAGTGGACTCCAAAGTTTTGCCCATCCCTGCTGGAGATTTAAGTTTCGGGTCAGGTGCCCAGCTTAAGAATTCT GTTGGCAATTGGACAAGATGGCTAACAGAGTTTCTGGGCAAGGATGCTGATAGTCCTGCATCAGATGGAAAAAACAGCTATTGCACAGATGGTAAGATGGATGATGGTGAAACGAAATGCTTCCCTCTTCTTAATGCCCTGAGTGATCTTCTCATGCTTCCCAAAGATATGCTCATGGATCCAACAATGAGAATGGAG GTGTGTCCACAAATCAGTCTCCCATTGGTTAAGCGAGTGCTCTGCAACTTCACTCCAGATGAGTTCTGCCCTGATCCCGTCCCAGGTGCTGTGTTAGAGGCACTAAACGCTGAGGTAAGTT AA
- the LOC140983457 gene encoding uncharacterized protein isoform X1: MSKGGKGLIMKETQRRRGPNNKERNYPSRSDSGDHKPQEKNGGKNLKSKEIGTKAFSDTVEINIEANIVAKPPKVNENDVVAYTDEIYRSVEALHHSETMKMDEKESDEKLSDNSNNWENDSREGVADESDPETINDSVSSHGDSLTADEENVEKVSLVPKKIGKNASSDGYNIRAPRSRSASSKASSDTPKKGVKPDNGPFISTAKTTPENSKNMKVHPKPLVEASVRADHRPIEQEKKVDIQDETFHCDNSSCNDVESVNTMENYARDKVTLDQKIEEMETRVKKLEGELREVAALEISLYSVVPEHSSSAHKVHTPVRRLSRLYIFACKYWSQDMRATVARNIVSGLVLVAKSCGNDVSRLTFWLSNTVVLREIISIAFGSSRRSNALSKMFESIGQKRKSEAKASSSKNSSTGSRPLNKQGLLLFVDDWQESRTLTAALEKVESWMFSRIVESIWWQTLTPNMQSPGDDSTNSKTSERLLGPALGDQQQGNFSINLWINAFQDALKRLCPVRAGGHECGCLPVLARKVLEQCIGRLDVAMFNAILRESVHEIPTDPISDPIVDSKVLPIPAGDLSFGSGAQLKNSVGNWTRWLTEFLGKDADSPASDGKNSYCTDGKMDDGETKCFPLLNALSDLLMLPKDMLMDPTMRMEVCPQISLPLVKRVLCNFTPDEFCPDPVPGAVLEALNAECIVEHGLSVGSSSSFPYAAAQLVYVPPSSFDVAEKVVEVGENSHLSRSSSSVQRKGYTSDEELDELESCLIDKLLSSPRDESKNQEEMGCDGASVRYDLLREVWLSTDS; encoded by the exons ATGAGTAAAG GTGGAAAAGGATTGATCATGAAGGAGACACAAAGGCGAAGGGGTCCCAACAACAAAGAGAGAAACTATCCTTCCAGATCTGATTCTGGAGATCATAAGCCACAAGAAAAGAATGGTGGAAAAAACCTAAAATCGAAAGAGATTGGTACAAAAGCTTTTTCAGATACCGTGGAAATCAATATAGAGGCAAACATAGTTGCCAAACCCCCTAAAGTTAATGAAAATGATGTGGTAGCTTATACGGATGAAATCTACAGATCTGTGGAAGCATTACATCATAGTGAAACGATGAAAATGGATGAGAAAGAAAGTGATGAAAAACTAAGTGATAATTCTAATAATTGGGAGAATGATTCCAGGGAGGGGGTTGCAGATGAATCTGACCCTGAGACAATCAATGATTCAGTTTCTTCTCATGGAGATTCCCTAACAGCTGACGAGGAGAATGTAGAAAAAGTTAGCTTGGTGCCTAAAAAGATTGGAAAAAATGCTTCCTCTGATGGCTACAATATCCGTGCACCAAGATCGAGATCTGCAAGTAGCAAAGCATCAAGTGACACTCCAAAGAAAGGAGTTAAACCTGATAATGGACCTTTTATATCAACTGCCAAAACTACACCTGAGAATTCGAAAAATATGAAAGTCCATCCGAAGCCTTTGGTAGAGGCCTCAGTTAGAGCTGATCACAGACCTATTGAACAAGAAAAGAAGGTAGATATCCAAGATGAGACTTTCCATTGTGATAATAGTTCTTGTAATGATGTTGAATCAGTCAACACCATGGAAAATTATGCACGGGACAAGGTTACGTTAGACCAAAAGATAGAAGAAATGGAAACTCGGGTTAAGAAACTTGAAGGTGAGCTGAGAGAAGTTGCTGCCCTTGAAATCAGTCTCTATTCTGTTGTACCAGAACATAGTAGCTCTGCACATAAAGTGCACACACCTGTAAGGCGCCTCTCGAGACTCTACATTTTTGCTTGCAAGTACTGGTCTCAAGATATGCGAGCTACTGTTGCTAGGAACATTGTATCTGGACTTGTTTTAGTTGCAAAGTCCTGTGGAAACGACGTTTCAAG GTTAACTTTCTGGTTGTCAAACACTGTTGTTCTGAGAGAAATTATATCCATAGCATTTGGAAGTTCCCGTCGCTCCAATGCTCTATCCAAAATGTTTGAGTCTATTGGACAAAAAAGGAAGAGTGAAGCGAAGGCTTCATCTTCAAAAAATAGTAGTACTGGGAGTAGACCACTGAACAAGCAAGGACTCTTACTATTTGTTGATGATTGGCAAGAATCAAGAACCTTAACTGCTGCCTTGGAGAAAGTCGAGTCCTGGATGTTTTCTCGAATAGTTGAATCGATATGGTGGCAG ACTTTGACACCTAATATGCAATCTCCTGGTGATGATTCCACAAATAGCAAAACTTCTGAAAGGTTGCTGGGTCCAGCCTTGGGTGACCAGCAACAGGGGAACTTTTCCATTAACCTCTGGATAAATGCCTTTCAGGATGCTCTCAAAAGACTTTGCCCTGTCAGAGCAGGAGGACATGAATGTGGTTGCTTGCCAGTTTTGGCAAGGAAG GTACTGGAACAATGTATTGGCAGGCTAGATGTGGCAATGTTTAATGCCATTCTCCGTGAGTCAGTCCACGAGATCCCGACGGATCCCATTTCTGATCCAATAGTGGACTCCAAAGTTTTGCCCATCCCTGCTGGAGATTTAAGTTTCGGGTCAGGTGCCCAGCTTAAGAATTCT GTTGGCAATTGGACAAGATGGCTAACAGAGTTTCTGGGCAAGGATGCTGATAGTCCTGCATCAGATGGAAAAAACAGCTATTGCACAGATGGTAAGATGGATGATGGTGAAACGAAATGCTTCCCTCTTCTTAATGCCCTGAGTGATCTTCTCATGCTTCCCAAAGATATGCTCATGGATCCAACAATGAGAATGGAG GTGTGTCCACAAATCAGTCTCCCATTGGTTAAGCGAGTGCTCTGCAACTTCACTCCAGATGAGTTCTGCCCTGATCCCGTCCCAGGTGCTGTGTTAGAGGCACTAAACGCTGAG TGCATTGTAGAACATGGACTATCGGTAGGCTCCTCCAGTAGCTTCCCTTATGCTGCTGCTCAGCTTGTGTATGTGCCACCATCTTCTTTCGATGTGGCAGAAAAAGTAGTAGAGGTGGGTGAAAACTCTCATTTGTCAAGAAGTTCGTCCTCGGTGCAGAGAAAGGGGTACACCAGTGATGAAGAGCTGGATGAATTGGAGTCTTGCCTGATTGACAAATTATTATCATCTCCACGTGATGAAAGCAAAAATCAAGAAGAAATGGGGTGTGATGGAGCAAGTGTTAGGTACGATCTCCTCCGTGAGGTGTGGCTATCCACGGATTCATGA
- the LOC140983457 gene encoding uncharacterized protein isoform X2 translates to MKETQRRRGPNNKERNYPSRSDSGDHKPQEKNGGKNLKSKEIGTKAFSDTVEINIEANIVAKPPKVNENDVVAYTDEIYRSVEALHHSETMKMDEKESDEKLSDNSNNWENDSREGVADESDPETINDSVSSHGDSLTADEENVEKVSLVPKKIGKNASSDGYNIRAPRSRSASSKASSDTPKKGVKPDNGPFISTAKTTPENSKNMKVHPKPLVEASVRADHRPIEQEKKVDIQDETFHCDNSSCNDVESVNTMENYARDKVTLDQKIEEMETRVKKLEGELREVAALEISLYSVVPEHSSSAHKVHTPVRRLSRLYIFACKYWSQDMRATVARNIVSGLVLVAKSCGNDVSRLTFWLSNTVVLREIISIAFGSSRRSNALSKMFESIGQKRKSEAKASSSKNSSTGSRPLNKQGLLLFVDDWQESRTLTAALEKVESWMFSRIVESIWWQTLTPNMQSPGDDSTNSKTSERLLGPALGDQQQGNFSINLWINAFQDALKRLCPVRAGGHECGCLPVLARKVLEQCIGRLDVAMFNAILRESVHEIPTDPISDPIVDSKVLPIPAGDLSFGSGAQLKNSVGNWTRWLTEFLGKDADSPASDGKNSYCTDGKMDDGETKCFPLLNALSDLLMLPKDMLMDPTMRMEVCPQISLPLVKRVLCNFTPDEFCPDPVPGAVLEALNAECIVEHGLSVGSSSSFPYAAAQLVYVPPSSFDVAEKVVEVGENSHLSRSSSSVQRKGYTSDEELDELESCLIDKLLSSPRDESKNQEEMGCDGASVRYDLLREVWLSTDS, encoded by the exons ATGAAGGAGACACAAAGGCGAAGGGGTCCCAACAACAAAGAGAGAAACTATCCTTCCAGATCTGATTCTGGAGATCATAAGCCACAAGAAAAGAATGGTGGAAAAAACCTAAAATCGAAAGAGATTGGTACAAAAGCTTTTTCAGATACCGTGGAAATCAATATAGAGGCAAACATAGTTGCCAAACCCCCTAAAGTTAATGAAAATGATGTGGTAGCTTATACGGATGAAATCTACAGATCTGTGGAAGCATTACATCATAGTGAAACGATGAAAATGGATGAGAAAGAAAGTGATGAAAAACTAAGTGATAATTCTAATAATTGGGAGAATGATTCCAGGGAGGGGGTTGCAGATGAATCTGACCCTGAGACAATCAATGATTCAGTTTCTTCTCATGGAGATTCCCTAACAGCTGACGAGGAGAATGTAGAAAAAGTTAGCTTGGTGCCTAAAAAGATTGGAAAAAATGCTTCCTCTGATGGCTACAATATCCGTGCACCAAGATCGAGATCTGCAAGTAGCAAAGCATCAAGTGACACTCCAAAGAAAGGAGTTAAACCTGATAATGGACCTTTTATATCAACTGCCAAAACTACACCTGAGAATTCGAAAAATATGAAAGTCCATCCGAAGCCTTTGGTAGAGGCCTCAGTTAGAGCTGATCACAGACCTATTGAACAAGAAAAGAAGGTAGATATCCAAGATGAGACTTTCCATTGTGATAATAGTTCTTGTAATGATGTTGAATCAGTCAACACCATGGAAAATTATGCACGGGACAAGGTTACGTTAGACCAAAAGATAGAAGAAATGGAAACTCGGGTTAAGAAACTTGAAGGTGAGCTGAGAGAAGTTGCTGCCCTTGAAATCAGTCTCTATTCTGTTGTACCAGAACATAGTAGCTCTGCACATAAAGTGCACACACCTGTAAGGCGCCTCTCGAGACTCTACATTTTTGCTTGCAAGTACTGGTCTCAAGATATGCGAGCTACTGTTGCTAGGAACATTGTATCTGGACTTGTTTTAGTTGCAAAGTCCTGTGGAAACGACGTTTCAAG GTTAACTTTCTGGTTGTCAAACACTGTTGTTCTGAGAGAAATTATATCCATAGCATTTGGAAGTTCCCGTCGCTCCAATGCTCTATCCAAAATGTTTGAGTCTATTGGACAAAAAAGGAAGAGTGAAGCGAAGGCTTCATCTTCAAAAAATAGTAGTACTGGGAGTAGACCACTGAACAAGCAAGGACTCTTACTATTTGTTGATGATTGGCAAGAATCAAGAACCTTAACTGCTGCCTTGGAGAAAGTCGAGTCCTGGATGTTTTCTCGAATAGTTGAATCGATATGGTGGCAG ACTTTGACACCTAATATGCAATCTCCTGGTGATGATTCCACAAATAGCAAAACTTCTGAAAGGTTGCTGGGTCCAGCCTTGGGTGACCAGCAACAGGGGAACTTTTCCATTAACCTCTGGATAAATGCCTTTCAGGATGCTCTCAAAAGACTTTGCCCTGTCAGAGCAGGAGGACATGAATGTGGTTGCTTGCCAGTTTTGGCAAGGAAG GTACTGGAACAATGTATTGGCAGGCTAGATGTGGCAATGTTTAATGCCATTCTCCGTGAGTCAGTCCACGAGATCCCGACGGATCCCATTTCTGATCCAATAGTGGACTCCAAAGTTTTGCCCATCCCTGCTGGAGATTTAAGTTTCGGGTCAGGTGCCCAGCTTAAGAATTCT GTTGGCAATTGGACAAGATGGCTAACAGAGTTTCTGGGCAAGGATGCTGATAGTCCTGCATCAGATGGAAAAAACAGCTATTGCACAGATGGTAAGATGGATGATGGTGAAACGAAATGCTTCCCTCTTCTTAATGCCCTGAGTGATCTTCTCATGCTTCCCAAAGATATGCTCATGGATCCAACAATGAGAATGGAG GTGTGTCCACAAATCAGTCTCCCATTGGTTAAGCGAGTGCTCTGCAACTTCACTCCAGATGAGTTCTGCCCTGATCCCGTCCCAGGTGCTGTGTTAGAGGCACTAAACGCTGAG TGCATTGTAGAACATGGACTATCGGTAGGCTCCTCCAGTAGCTTCCCTTATGCTGCTGCTCAGCTTGTGTATGTGCCACCATCTTCTTTCGATGTGGCAGAAAAAGTAGTAGAGGTGGGTGAAAACTCTCATTTGTCAAGAAGTTCGTCCTCGGTGCAGAGAAAGGGGTACACCAGTGATGAAGAGCTGGATGAATTGGAGTCTTGCCTGATTGACAAATTATTATCATCTCCACGTGATGAAAGCAAAAATCAAGAAGAAATGGGGTGTGATGGAGCAAGTGTTAGGTACGATCTCCTCCGTGAGGTGTGGCTATCCACGGATTCATGA